A region of Paenibacillus sp. JNUCC-31 DNA encodes the following proteins:
- a CDS encoding SMI1/KNR4 family protein has translation MNIFEEMSSNFHVEVKEPPASEEDIRRLQKFSDMIVPKEYEEMSKIATELEINVNKLMYIRIWSPSGCIEMNEAHKIQKYIPDSLAIGDDEGGNVLIYLNGKYGFGLYMVGFGNLDIEDTVLIAPSLRELLVNNKGVEVIMSGYV, from the coding sequence ATGAATATTTTTGAAGAGATGAGTAGTAACTTTCATGTAGAAGTAAAAGAACCACCAGCAAGTGAAGAAGATATTAGGAGGCTCCAAAAATTTTCTGATATGATAGTTCCAAAAGAGTATGAAGAAATGTCTAAAATTGCAACTGAATTGGAGATAAACGTTAATAAATTGATGTATATTCGAATTTGGAGCCCTTCTGGCTGTATAGAAATGAATGAAGCACACAAAATTCAAAAATATATTCCTGATTCGCTAGCCATTGGAGACGATGAGGGGGGAAATGTTCTGATATATCTAAATGGTAAATATGGATTTGGATTATATATGGTTGGATTTGGGAATCTTGATATTGAAGATACAGTTTTAATAGCTCCTTCACTCAGAGAACTGCTGGTAAATAATAAAGGAGTAGAAGTTATAATGAGCGGTTATGTGTAA
- a CDS encoding YwqJ-related putative deaminase — protein MGSFKPSALSLLDRLKAGFKQFVQDEQDAKRNLLGKVLTAARELSTATSFPDFIKKLHQQHQEISTFVHQISEPVKKKWVYQLQQANQEPKEKGYRMVYDSFWHIWRPVGENGVIDQAAMQAYEKDQGILDYATLRQDPHPVEPVQDIYQLQIKAFELGIHPFTGEPVPDSYAKMMVTTLKWNQVNMGVQMVVDGMYSAKSMSKSPGMNSATSQVMRNIQHAEAASKKTSVGNGLATAKSFIQKKWEESQRVGIVPGGFLSNHDSKKPSSGTLWKTSGEDGVGSNAGKPPKTAPETPEPTVKPGSTAGPEKPAGSKPSSSNKDKDGSSAKPKDATPKPESSKSNPVNNKTPNEVNTWKPSSTKDKDVSKPKEDTKPPQPKANDDDVKPKDNQEGPDEKDENAQDRIKSNFTPREVANLKEYVIEEAQRLKDSGLTNKQLGPAVAGSYDKNTGKFYIAINDVKGDIPKDLHPIIEERIKNMPKDVYDSYSQFTHGSGSHAEVYAANEALLANPNSSIKDLIIYVIRPGGATKPVMDIPFKTCPHCNYILKGFNVISDLDGL, from the coding sequence GTGGGTTCATTCAAGCCTTCGGCGCTTAGCTTGCTAGATCGATTGAAAGCCGGGTTCAAGCAATTCGTCCAAGATGAGCAGGATGCCAAGCGCAACTTGCTCGGCAAGGTGCTGACAGCAGCTCGCGAATTGTCTACGGCGACGTCATTTCCAGATTTTATTAAGAAACTGCATCAGCAACATCAGGAGATTAGTACATTCGTCCATCAGATTTCAGAACCGGTTAAGAAAAAATGGGTGTATCAACTGCAACAGGCAAATCAGGAGCCCAAGGAAAAAGGCTATCGTATGGTGTATGATTCGTTCTGGCATATATGGAGGCCGGTGGGCGAAAATGGGGTTATCGACCAGGCGGCCATGCAAGCGTATGAGAAGGATCAAGGAATCCTGGATTATGCCACGCTCAGACAGGATCCACATCCCGTGGAACCCGTGCAGGATATATACCAACTGCAGATCAAGGCTTTTGAGCTGGGGATTCACCCCTTTACAGGAGAGCCTGTTCCAGATTCATATGCCAAGATGATGGTGACTACGCTCAAATGGAATCAAGTCAATATGGGCGTGCAAATGGTCGTGGACGGCATGTACAGCGCCAAGAGTATGTCTAAGAGCCCAGGAATGAACTCAGCAACCAGCCAGGTGATGAGAAATATCCAGCATGCGGAAGCGGCGAGTAAGAAGACGAGTGTAGGTAACGGGTTAGCCACAGCGAAGTCATTTATTCAGAAAAAATGGGAAGAGAGTCAGAGGGTTGGTATTGTCCCGGGGGGCTTCTTATCGAATCATGATTCGAAAAAACCAAGTTCAGGCACCTTATGGAAAACCAGTGGTGAAGATGGAGTCGGTTCCAATGCCGGGAAACCTCCCAAGACTGCGCCCGAAACTCCGGAGCCGACGGTAAAACCTGGCTCAACCGCCGGGCCTGAGAAACCAGCAGGCTCAAAACCAAGCTCTTCGAATAAGGACAAAGACGGTTCAAGTGCGAAGCCGAAAGATGCAACACCGAAGCCAGAAAGTTCGAAATCGAATCCGGTTAACAATAAAACACCGAATGAAGTGAATACCTGGAAGCCGTCTTCAACGAAGGATAAAGATGTGTCTAAGCCAAAAGAAGACACTAAGCCGCCACAGCCAAAGGCAAATGATGATGATGTTAAACCGAAGGACAATCAAGAAGGTCCTGATGAGAAGGATGAAAATGCTCAAGATAGAATTAAATCGAATTTTACACCAAGAGAAGTTGCAAATCTTAAGGAGTACGTTATAGAAGAAGCTCAAAGGCTAAAAGACAGTGGGCTTACGAATAAGCAATTAGGTCCAGCAGTTGCAGGTTCATATGATAAGAATACAGGTAAGTTTTATATAGCAATTAATGACGTAAAGGGAGATATACCAAAAGATCTACATCCAATTATTGAAGAAAGAATAAAAAATATGCCAAAAGATGTATATGATTCATATAGCCAATTTACACATGGCTCAGGATCTCATGCTGAGGTATATGCTGCTAATGAGGCTTTATTAGCTAATCCAAATTCTAGTATTAAAGATCTAATCATATATGTTATAAGACCTGGAGGTGCAACAAAACCTGTAATGGATATACCTTTTAAAACGTGCCCACATTGCAATTATATTTTAAAAGGATTTAACGTTATCTCAGATTTAGACGGATTGTAA
- a CDS encoding DUF4261 domain-containing protein: protein MTQKIENHKGATYSVELLFEEVPLFHIEKIMMDLSQNYKLNNDNDNADVVIFNFSEYQTEIQEGLILNAQCILNTKYINVDQKKITLSSQQTWDFVELNDVVSKVKYSCTLSDVFASGLAYQRRFELFNNVLATILKYSNCVAINWIYSQKISDPKSYIKRFEKGEHLNGGLNVRFFKLDQTNEEMVMDTVGLSCFGLPDLQCRFKNITPSNIAGLLYGYGNYIFENGDIFVDGDSIEGINESQKWICQHEMSLLSPRRVVLNISIEE, encoded by the coding sequence ATGACACAAAAAATAGAAAATCATAAAGGTGCAACATACTCTGTTGAACTATTGTTTGAAGAGGTTCCATTATTTCACATTGAAAAAATAATGATGGACTTAAGTCAAAATTACAAATTAAATAACGATAATGATAATGCCGATGTTGTGATTTTTAATTTTTCTGAATACCAAACAGAAATTCAGGAAGGTTTAATTTTAAATGCTCAATGTATATTAAACACAAAATATATAAATGTAGATCAAAAAAAGATTACCCTATCCTCACAGCAAACATGGGATTTTGTTGAATTGAATGATGTTGTAAGTAAGGTTAAGTACAGTTGCACTCTTTCTGATGTTTTTGCTTCCGGATTGGCTTATCAAAGAAGATTTGAGTTGTTCAATAATGTTTTAGCAACTATATTAAAATATTCAAACTGTGTAGCTATAAATTGGATTTATAGTCAAAAGATATCTGATCCTAAGTCATACATTAAACGGTTTGAAAAAGGAGAACATCTAAATGGGGGATTAAATGTAAGATTTTTTAAATTGGATCAAACAAATGAAGAGATGGTTATGGATACAGTGGGACTTTCGTGTTTTGGTTTACCAGATTTACAATGTCGATTTAAAAATATTACTCCTTCTAATATAGCCGGTTTATTGTATGGATATGGGAATTATATTTTTGAGAATGGTGATATTTTTGTAGACGGTGATAGTATTGAAGGTATAAATGAGTCTCAAAAATGGATCTGTCAGCATGAAATGTCATTATTAAGCCCAAGAAGAGTTGTCCTTAATATTTCTATTGAAGAGTAA